The genomic stretch ACTAGTTCAATATGGACGGCGCGTGTcgagaaacaaacaaaaatcgcTACATATACCTTCATCGGTCCTCGTTTTCGTATTTCAGATTTTGCGAAAAACGGACCGCAATAATCTATGCCGCAAACGGCAAACGGGCGAGTCGGAGTGACTCGGGATGTTGGCAAATCGGCGACAGTTTGTTGAATCATTTGGAGTTTCTTCCGGAAGCAAACGTGGCACTGGTGAAAGATTCGTCGAACCACGTTCCTTCCACCTATCAGCCAAAATTTCTGTCGCAGGCTGGAAAGCATCAATTGGGGTCCAGCATGCAGTAATGTTTTGTGGTAATGGATTGCAATTAAATCGGCTAACGGATGTTTAGCGCTCGAAACAATAGGATGCTTGGTAGATTCTGGTAATGCAGCGTTGCGTAAACGTCCGCCAACGCGAATGGTTCCGAACTGGTCAATTTGGGGACTCAACCATTTGAGAAGACTGGATTTGGAAACATTATCACCAGCAGCAAGATCGCTGCGTTCTTCTGAAAAACATTCCCGCTGGGCTATACGACAGAGGGTCCGTTCGGCTGACTGAAGTTCATCTGTGTTTGGACTTCGTACAAACACCTTTGTATTTTTTACTATGATCAATCGTACATATTTTTCTGGGCTGTCACGATGAAAGATTACACGGTCACGCACCAGCTGAAAATATCGCAGGCAATAGGCGGTCATTCGACGAAGTTTTGAATAACTTGAAAAGCGGGAAAATAGTCCTTCGTTGAACCTTGTTTGCGCCGTGGTCATAACGACAATGGGAATTTTTCTACTTTCTTGGGATGTTTCAGGTGATTCTGCACTGGAAAGCGCTCCAGCAGGCCAGGATTCCGGGGGGAGAGTGAGCCATTCAGGCCCATGCCACCAGCGTGATTTCTCAAGGATTTCAGCGGGACTTAAGCCTCTCGAGATGTCGTCTGCAGGATTATCGATACCTGCTATGTGCCTCCAGTTATCAACTGGAGTCGCGAGCTGGATGTGTGTTTTCCAACGTCCTGGGGATGAGCGAATCCACTGAAGCGTCGTTGTAGAATCAGACCAAAAGTAAGCTGTGTAGGGGGACTTGAGAGCAGCTGCTACCTTCTTGTAAAGCTGCGTTGAAAGATGACTCGCGCAGAGTTCCAATCGCGCAATAGTGTGACGGGTGGCAAGCGGTGCGACCTTTGATTTGGAGGTCAAGAGCTGAACGGTAACCATGTGGGATGTGTTAGCGCGGACAAAGCAACAGGCGCCGTATGCCTTCTCTGATACATCGGCGAAAAAATGCAGTTCGATGCTAGTTGCATCCGAAATGGACACGAATCGTGGAACTCGCACCTGGCGCAGTAAATCAATTGTGTTGTGAAACTCTTTCCACTCAAGTTGCATGTTTTGTGGAAGAGGTTGGTCCCAATCGAAGCGTTTTCCGTCGGAAGATTTCAGCGCCCACATGCGCTGCATAAATAGTTTTGCCTTTGTAACAGTTGGACCTACTAGTCCCAACGGATCAAAAATGCGTGCTATGTACGACATGATCGTACGTTTCGTTAAAACGGCTGCTGGTAGGGGAAGTTGCACCTTGAAACTAAACACGTCAGACCGCGGTTCCCACACTAAGCCGAGTGTGCTCACGGACTGTTCATCTTGGAGGTCGTGCCAAGGCTGGATTGCATGATCTTCTGGGGGAACATCTTCGAGTACCTCGATGGAATTTGACGCCCACTTCTTTATTGGGAATCCTGCGGATCTGAGCATTGTGGGCACTTCTCGTCGAAGTTGCAGTGCTGCTTGTATATCTGGAGCTCCAGATAAAAAGTCATCTACATAGAAATCACTGGATACCGGCCCGGCAGCTACCGGGAAAAGATGACCTGCATCCTTAGCAAGTCTTTGTAGCGTTTTGGTAGCAAGGTAGGGGGCAGACGCTGTGCCGTAAGTCACTGTTTCGAGTTGGTAGGTGGAGATGGGTTCGCCCACATGTGTTCTCCAAAGAATCCGTTGAAGTGATTGATCGTCCTCATGAACTTGTATCTGGCGATACATTTTTTCAATATCGCCTACCAAGGCGATTGCATGTGTCCTAAATCGCATTATGAGTGACAGCAAGTCTTGTTGCACGACTGGCCCGACTAACAACAAGTCATTCAGAGAGTAACCCGATGCCGTCTTGCAGGACGCATCAAACACAACTCTTGTCTTAGTTGTCGTGCTGGAGGATTTGAACACGGGGTGATGGTGCAGGAAACAGTGCTGTATGTTATTATCTACAGGTTCTTCAAGGCGTTTCATGTGCCCTAGACGTTCGTACTCAGCCATGAACTGATGGTATGCGGATTTAACTTCTGAACTTCGTTCCAGACGACGCTCTAAGCTGAAAAATCGCCGTTCGGCAATGTCTCGGGAGTCTCCCAAAACAATTTCTGGATCGTCGGTTTTGGGTAATCGAACTATGTATCGCCCGGCAGTGTCCCGGGTCGTGGTTTCGTTATACTGCTCTTCACAGGTCCGCTCTACAGCGGAATGGGTGCATTGGGTTGGTATGGCCTCGATCTCCCAAAACCTTTGCAGGGTAGCATCGAGCGAACCGTCGTTGGTGGATATAAGACAGGCCGTTGGACCGGCGCAATCAATGCATGTTGGACCGGAGAATGTCCAACCGAACAAGGTTTCAATCATATGTGGTTGGCCTGGACCTAGGTGAAGTTTCTTGCCCGTGTGCAGTTCCCAGTATGCCTCACCGCCAATTACTACATCAATCTCACTGGGAACACAATACTGCGGATCTGCTAGGGGAACATCTGGGATCTTGAATGTGGAAATCTGCACCGGAACTGTGGGTAAATCTGCACTGGGGTTATCAATTATCAAAAACTGCAGCTTAGTGTTGAAAGAACCTATTTTAGATTTGATGGTAGTGGTAACAGAGCGTCTCATCTTCTGCACGGACTGACCAATACCAGCAACCGTGACATCCACCTTGAGTTGGCGATTGGAGAGGAATTTAGCAAGTTTTTTGGACATAAAGTTCGACATTAAAGCTGAATCTAAGAGCGCTCTTGCTTGAAACACCTTTCCGCTATAATCGACGACGTTCAGCGCTACTGTCTCCAGTAAAACCGTACTTGTGTTGGATTGAACCGTCATACTAACTTGTTGGGATCTCGATGACGTCGAAGCTTCTTGGTGGTCAAAACGTGCAAGAGGGATTGAGCTGGGCTGCGGTTCTTGGGAAGCGGTTAATGCTGGAGTAGCAGAGGAAATCTTATCGGAATGGGGTACATCATGTAGCAACGTATGGTGTCTATCTCGACAGGTACGACAGGTGAATTTGGAACAACAATTCCTGGCGTGATGTCCAGTTCGGAAACAGTTCCAACAAAGCTTACGATGCGAAATTAATTCTCGACGAGAACTGACCGACATCTTAGCAAATGCCGGACATTGGTATAAATAATGTTTATCGGAACAGGCATAACAGGATGGAGCACTTCGTTTGCTCTCGGAAGCAGCGGCATTTGCTGCGATTTTAGCTGTAAAATACTTCTTCGGAGCGAGAGAATTGCCGGCCACCTTTGGCAAAGCCGGCTGCGCACGTGGGAAAATATCGGACGACACTGATTTTAATATTCGTACCCGTTGATATATAAACTCGATTAGATCAGTGAACTTTACATCTTCTTCGTCCATTTGACTGGCTCTTTCTTCCCACGCTCGGATTGTTGCTGAGTCAAGTTTATAGGACAGCATGTTTATTAACGGGGTGTCCCAGAACTCGATTGGTTCTCCCAGTTTAGCGAGGGCCTTTACGTGACGTTGGAACTCATCCGCAAGCTCATGCAATTCGTATGCTGACTCCTTCCTCAACCCTGGCAAATCATGGAGAGCACGGTACAATTGCTTTTTCAAAAACCCTTTGTTGTCATAACGCTTGAGCAGATTATCCCATACGGCTGCATAGTTATCAGCTACTACATCTACGCTTTCGAAAATCTTATGGGCTTCCCCTTCAAGTGATTGTAGCAAATATTGGAGTTTAGCTACAGTGGGTATTTCAACATTTGAGTGTACCATCGACGTGTATGTGTCACGAAAGGAAAGccattttgaaaagtcaccattAAACTTGGGGAGGTCTATCTTCGGTAGTCTCATGTGAAAATTCGACGCTGTAGGGGGGTTCGCAGGCAAAGAAGCGTTCAAAATGGTTTGGTTTGCATTTTCTACACGCTTCGACAATAAAAAACCTTTAGCCACACAATATTTGTCCTCGAAAGTCGATCTTTCAGACATATGGGTCTCTAACATTTCCGAATCATCTAGCATCTCGATTTCTTCTTGCACTGTTAAAAATTCTTTGTACACTCTGTCCAGTGATTCAATTCGAACTGGAATTTGGCATTGGTCGCGGTTATCGTCGAAATTGGTAATGAATTTTTCGACAGATTCGCGGTGAGCGTTGAGAGCCGTTCTTATTACCACCAGCTCAGATAATCGTTGTTAAATTTTTGGCATTTTGCACTAATCTACACGAAGCGAACGCGGAATACGACAACGAAAATCTCCTTCCCGGCGCGGACGGAAACGGTTTGCTCCTTCCCGACGCGGACGTAAACGGTTTGCTCCTTCCCGACGCGGACGTAAAACGGTTGCTCCTTCCCGACGCGGACGAATATCCACAACTAATCTAGCGCGGTTAACCGCAATCGCAATGGCGTCTTTCTAACGCCCTTCACTTACGTGGCCGACGCACTTTTTGATCGGGGACTCCTTcgatccggctcgaaggaccaatgATCGAGCCAAGTCGGATCGTAATGCCAGAACCGAACGGTTTTCTTCGCCAAAAACTAGTGGCAGTCAGAGGCTAAGTGCATTTGCATTTACTAAAGCGCGTCCGCGTTCACTGACGGGGAGGTGCAATTAAGGCCACCTTCTAATAGGAAAATTTAGCCTTCTAGGCTTCACTTTGGGATCCTTTCGGCCTTTCCCACTTTATGCCGATTAAAGTAGTGGATAAGGCCAATCTTCTGAACAAGGACTTAACTTCGAGTTGGTTTACACGATTACTTTGGGACTAAGGATTGATATCGAACTGAACGCTTTGACCTTTTAATTTCGACTAATTTATTGCTCTCGATCAGATATGATCGATGACCGTTTGAGTTTCATCCACGTATGCATGTGTGGATGGCCCTATCAACTAGAGAGTAATTTCTCTCGTGTTATCATTTTATCTCACATTGGAAGTAGGTTCATTAGATTGTAAGTGTAGTTGTTTAGAATCTAGTATATAACGCAATAGCTTTATATACAAGGTTAACAAATTTAGGTGTAAGATACAAAATATGTTTAGAATATAGTATAGGTTTAGCTTTAGAGTACACTACATGTTTATGCCAATTGGCAATCTAGCGGAAGTATTCAACAAActgatttttaaaactttatatcatgacccttcgatttttaaataaagaattaaaattcgctccaaatcgctacaattacagttggtatatgggcgaactgtcattgtagcgatttcgagcaatttttaATCTTGATTTCAAaggcgaaggacaacgatagaaaaaaatttaaatcacgttttactcagaaaatgcagatctttcagatgatataaaaaactgacatagctaaacaacccaattattattatttcattgctcaATGGTCATaattagagacagtggtaattcgcggcaaaaaagtttaaaattcgcgggtggtaaaatagaaaatatataaattcGCGATAATTTCGTGGCAATCTTTTCTTTAGAAAACgctaaataaattttttttttgggtaaaaacaatagaaaaactgttttagtcaatttaatatacggtaatttaaccgtacgattcatgatttctttgcaGAACGGACTACTGTCAAATTGTCTTCaatcatattttgactcaagCTGCATGCCGCATCTACCGGGTTTCCGGGAATCTATAGATATTTATTTGCCAACCGGAAAACCTTAAGAAACCGTCCGCGTTTCGAATACTTACCAAAATTATAATATCAATCTCACTGTTGCGtatttttaaatatgaaaaaatgtttgcTACTTGAACTTAGTAGGTACATCTTTCAACTTCTATTTTGCACACTCTGGAACTCTATCGTGCTGGTCTCCAATCACCAAAATCTTTGCCCGAAGAGTATCTAGTAACCGAACCGTTCGAAAACAATTCAACCCAGGCTGACAAAATCTCGTTGTAAGATAGCAGTTGTACTATTCCTTCTTATGAGTTGCGTAGGAAAAGGCCTCCCGTTGCCATCGAGGTGCCCATTAATCTTTAGATTTGTCCGTGTTGCtggttttcgcggcatttcggggatttttggtaatttcgcggccgatgctggatttcgcggaagtcgcggcttccgcgaaatcgcgatttaccactgtccctagtcATAATTGATGGGGTCGTTTTCGACCCAATTTCTTTTGGGAATCGATATTTCCAGAACCGAGCATATTATTGGGCTGAAGTTTCTTTGCTTTGTTGCTTGAAAAAGACTCCGAATGTTTTCGCTAGATAGCAGTAGTGAACGAAATCAAATTGCatcatttttaaatggccaactTTTTACTAATTGAGTATTTTCCATTGAACATTCTGGTGAAATTTGTTCAATGTTTATtgttgaaactgtttaagtTGCACTCAGCTGCTAGTGCAATCGTTGCAAAGATGGAGTCGGAAGAACAAGAGGCGTACAGAAATTTTGCGCACATACCTCGAAAATTCGAATCTCATCGTGCAATCAGCAGGAAGCTGGGAATGGTTCAATTTACGGAAGCTCGCGTTTAAAATAGGTACAACGAGCGTTTGACCATTAACcggaaagaaacaaaaatggCCAATGGTAAAATTCGGTTCAACCTACCTGAAATCTcggatttcggatattttgtgccgaaattttaGGTTAGTGAACCGAGCTTCCGGAGCTCCAGTACTTCATCGCTCATCATGAATTCGAAGTTCCTGAGAACGTTAGAAAGCAAAAGGTGTCAAAGTTTaccaaatactacaaggtatacagccctagggttgtatgaaatggtgacgtgggactaaacactgtaattaggggattttttgttacaaaatataaagagtctgcagacagaatcaatgtgtttattttcagcctcccctggaaatcaatttttggaatatattcaacaacactctaagaaatatcatttatatttggtgatattatgcctttagtatttttttttgtgcaaaaaaatatgtatttaacaaggcacaagcatatcgtgcttgttgaagaagcaccaagaatttctcataatgcgtcaaagtcagaattatctctatatcctcaaaaaccaaatccaataatgcttacgttatcataatgaatggttttgtcctatttaactctaactaaatcaaatctatagtatggatcttactttcaaaataatatggaagcccttacaaaggttcatcaattggaaaacataagaaaatattttgaacaaaattcctaacaagttccagcaaaaaatcgtagaaatccacaattacatttttattttttgcttgacaaatttttcatttgcctgcaactacattcgctgtattacgaagacaggaaatatacgtttattatggtaaagcttagaataataatatatcatctaacaattttgaaatgtaaaaagagattctgtacgaatcttactaaataaactaaaaaatcacaagcattcgcaggttcttactcttctataaatgtatatttttaggaatttactctttcgatactatccggtcacgattatttagtgaatatcgaagataaaattaaataaatatccgttgcaaaaatttacaattcttgttgagtagtttatggcaatcatatttatgaaataaactttcaatcaccatcaacagcagcattgtagtttttcctcaattgcatacgaatagaaatgtacgaacaaaagtgtaccactgcaatacgaatagtactgctgcagtacgaatagaagagtaccactgcaatcatagacgacgagagacctgcggttctatactccactggtactgttacttttactggcatgttttctttcaagacatcagtttttattaggttttacagtacctaacacgcaggtttagagattgttcaagaatgggtgttgtttcaaacttttaggaaaacttttaccttcgagacatcatattagtctaagctcatggaagcaaaaataaattgacctattgggacggggagactctgtcaatttttatttcgaaattgatacagggaatatcacagggaacggatggtgtccattcacgtcgtctgtgctaggaatgctcgcatgtaattggttcattattcgcgtaaatttgttattgaaattattatcaattttaccggttagcaatgaaattagagtgacaattaacacattacaaatttgttatacattttatctatccaacaacatattggttattgttatccatcatgtggttatgctgttattagcgtttgaaatctgacgcaacatttgcccgtttcatttccaattttacagaatgcatcccagtatagtaaacaaagacgtgtcccacgtcaaaagtaaATGGTTCGGCAAGCAATTTGCTCGTTTGGGAAGCGGAGCACCCCATTCGTGACAAAGGAATGCCTCCAAAAGCGTTTATTTCCGCTTCTGAGGCCACACAATTGTCCTACCACTTTCTGGTCGGATTTAACCTTGTATCATTACTCGAAAGATTTTCTGGAGTGGTACGAGATTAAGAAAGTCAATTTCGTACCGAAAAATCTCAATCTCCTGAACGCACCTGAACTACTTCCAATTGAGAAGGACTGGGCCATCATGAAGCAGGCACTTCGGAAACATCCCAGGGAAGTAAAATCGGAGGGGGATATGACAAGAAAATGGatttccacacaaaaaaaaacagtgtgcCCAAACGTACAAGACCTTATGAGCAGTGTTGTCAAATCTTTCTgtgtgatgcaatttgattccGAACACTATTTATTTGATTTTGGAATGTTTCGGTTA from Wyeomyia smithii strain HCP4-BCI-WySm-NY-G18 chromosome 3, ASM2978416v1, whole genome shotgun sequence encodes the following:
- the LOC129728135 gene encoding uncharacterized protein LOC129728135 — encoded protein: MVHSNVEIPTVAKLQYLLQSLEGEAHKIFESVDVVADNYAAVWDNLLKRYDNKGFLKKQLYRALHDLPGLRKESAYELHELADEFQRHVKALAKLGEPIEFWDTPLINMLSYKLDSATIRAWEERASQMDEEDVKFTDLIEFIYQRVRILKSVSSDIFPRAQPALPKVAGNSLAPKKYFTAKIAANAAASESKRSAPSCYACSDKHYLYQCPAFAKMSVSSRRELISHRKLCWNCFRTGHHARNCCSKFTCRTCRDRHHTLLHDVPHSDKISSATPALTASQEPQPSSIPLARFDHQEASTSSRSQQVSMTVQSNTSTVLLETVALNVVDYSGKVFQARALLDSALMSNFMSKKLAKFLSNRQLKVDVTVAGIGQSVQKMRRSVTTTIKSKIGSFNTKLQFLIIDNPSADLPTVPVQISTFKIPDVPLADPQYCVPSEIDVVIGGEAYWELHTGKKLHLGPGQPHMIETLFGWTFSGPTCIDCAGPTACLISTNDGSLDATLQRFWEIEAIPTQCTHSAVERTCEEQYNETTTRDTAGRYIVRLPKTDDPEIVLGDSRDIAERRFFSLERRLERSSEVKSAYHQFMAEYERLGHMKRLEEPVDNNIQHCFLHHHPVFKSSSTTTKTRVVFDASCKTASGYSLNDLLLVGPVVQQDLLSLIMRFRTHAIALVGDIEKMYRQIQVHEDDQSLQRILWRTHVGEPISTYQLETVTYGTASAPYLATKTLQRLAKDAGHLFPVAAGPVSSDFYVDDFLSGAPDIQAALQLRREVPTMLRSAGFPIKKWASNSIEVLEDVPPEDHAIQPWHDLQDEQSVSTLGLVWEPRSDVFSFKVQLPLPAAVLTKRTIMSYIARIFDPLGLVGPTVTKAKLFMQRMWALKSSDGKRFDWDQPLPQNMQLEWKEFHNTIDLLRQVRVPRFVSISDATSIELHFFADVSEKAYGACCFVRANTSHMVTVQLLTSKSKVAPLATRHTIARLELCASHLSTQLYKKVAAALKSPYTAYFWSDSTTTLQWIRSSPGRWKTHIQLATPVDNWRHIAGIDNPADDISRGLSPAEILEKSRWWHGPEWLTLPPESWPAGALSSAESPETSQESRKIPIVVMTTAQTRFNEGLFSRFSSYSKLRRMTAYCLRYFQLVRDRVIFHRDSPEKYVRLIIVKNTKVFVRSPNTDELQSAERTLCRIAQRECFSEERSDLAAGDNVSKSSLLKWLSPQIDQFGTIRVGGRLRNAALPESTKHPIVSSAKHPLADLIAIHYHKTLLHAGPQLMLSSLRQKFWLIGGRNVVRRIFHQCHVCFRKKLQMIQQTVADLPTSRVTPTRPFAVCGIDYCGPFFAKSEIRKRGPMKPQDLEALTPGHFLIGTNLQAIVETDLKGVPDNKLTHWELTQKRFHRTPTDIQIGRVVIIKEDDVPPVQWPLGRIIKTHPGKDGIVRVITLKTAKSDNVVRPVTKLALLPIPDNRQQSEAAIRNQ